The Longimicrobium sp. sequence TCCGGGCGGTGCGCGCGTACTCCGCCAGCCGCGCCGGCGTGTCGCGCGCGGGGTCGAGCGAGAAGAGGACGAAGCCCACGCGCCCGGCCTCCTCCTTCGTCAGCCCGGCCTCCATGCGCTTGAACTCGCCGACGATCATGGGGCAGGTGTGCGCGCAGTGCGTGTACGTCATCGCCACCACCTGGACCCTGCCGGCCAGCGAGCCCAGCGGGCGGCTCCGGCCCGCCTGGTCCGTCCACGGCGACTCCAGGTCGTACACGGAGAAGTCCGACGCGGGGGCCATGCGCGGAGCGGCGGCGGGGCCGCGGCCGCAGGCGGCCAGCGCGGCGAGGAGGACGAGGGCGGAGCGGCGGAGCGGGGTGGACATGGTCAGAGATCCTGTGCGCAGCGGAAGCCGAGGCCCTCGCCGACGGTGCGGCCCTCCAGCGCGGCGCGGTAGCCGTAGCGCAGGAAGGCGGGATAGTTGCCGGGATCGGTGGCGCCGATCACCCCGGCGGCGCAGAAAAGCTGGTGGTCGCGCCCGCCGGTGG is a genomic window containing:
- a CDS encoding SCO family protein, which translates into the protein MSTPLRRSALVLLAALAACGRGPAAAPRMAPASDFSVYDLESPWTDQAGRSRPLGSLAGRVQVVAMTYTHCAHTCPMIVGEFKRMEAGLTKEEAGRVGFVLFSLDPARDTPARLAEYARTARMQPARWTLLTSSDEQVRELAALLGIRYRPEGGGELSHSNAYLVLDARGHVIYRHDGLEGGVDEPLARIRASLASPPLAE